The genomic window TGTTTCCTATACCAGTATGCCTTTTCTTCTGCCTTCTGATACGTGTGGTCATTGATTCCCTGCCCTTTTTAACCTTTTCAGCAACATGTTCTGTATGGGTTTTGCAGTAAGGGCAGTATGTTCTGAACCTTTTTGGGATCTTCATTATCTTCACACCTTTAATGTTGATTTTTATTCCTGATTTATTGGATATGCAGCACCACGTTTTACCAATCCCTGAGCATTCATGGAAGGCAAAACCACAACGTCTTCTGCTGCAAGTGTATAATTGAGATTATCCATCGCTTTTATGGTAGGAAGGTCTTTCAATATTCGGACAACAAAGTATTCCTTACTTATATTGTTTTTGCCCGTATCTTCCTCTGCAGGGAGTTCCTGCGAGATGGTCCCGGTTTCCTCTTCTTCATCTGTTTCATCAGATATTATACTTTCTTTCGCAAAACCCTTCTCCTGCCTATCCTGCGGGTTCATGATAGGTTCGAGCAATTCGGACCTTGCAATCTGGATTGCTGAAAGGGTGGCATCAAAAACTTTGCGTTCGGATTCCAGGAGTTTGTCAAGGTCCTGTCGGGATGAGATGTTGGAAAATGCATTTGAGGTTGCTCTGGATGTTATTTTACGGATTCTCCTGATAAAAATCGTTTCCACATCATTGAGGGCACTTT from Methanohalophilus halophilus includes these protein-coding regions:
- a CDS encoding 50S ribosomal protein L44e; protein product: MKIPKRFRTYCPYCKTHTEHVAEKVKKGRESMTTRIRRQKKRHTGIGNSGKFSKVPSGDKPTKRIALRYRCSKCNKAHQRPCFRAKKFDFKE